A genomic window from Maridesulfovibrio sp. includes:
- the nifJ gene encoding pyruvate:ferredoxin (flavodoxin) oxidoreductase yields the protein MAKNMKTMDGNTATAHVSYAMSDTAAIYPITPSSTMGEVAEEWAAQGRKNIFGQVLNVKQLQSEAGAAGAVHGALAAGALTSTYTASQGLLLMIPNMYKISGELLPGVFHVSARAIAAQALSIFGDHQDVMACRQTGFAMLASSSVQECMDIALISHLAAIESSVPFLHMFDGFRTSHEIQKIEVIDYEDMKSLVDWDAVAAFRARGMNPENPAIRGTAQNPDIYYQAREAANGFYDQLPAIVTNCMKKVGDLTGRYYKPFDYVGHEEAERVIVAMGSGCEAIEEVVNKLVAEGEKVGLIKVRLYRPFLTEYFLNVLPATCTNITVLDRTKEPGSLGDPLYQDICTAFVESGMSPVITAGRYGLGSKEFRPNMVKAVFDNMRAAGPKNHFNVGIEDDVTNTSLAVGPELDTTPAGTVQCKFWGLGADGTVGANKQAIKIIGDKTDMYAQGYFAYDSKKSGGITMSHLRFGDEPIQSTYLVTSADFIACHNSSYVHQYDLLDGIKEGGTFLINSPWSAEDMEKELPAALRRTIAEKNLKFYTIDAVKIAAEVGLGGRINMVMQTAFFKLADVIPFEDAVAYLKESIKKAYGKKGDKIVNMNNAAVDQAVANLVEIKVPESWKNLTEDEAAVSDDPAFISDVVRPILAQKGDNLPVSAFEPDGLFPLSTSQYEKRGVAINVPEWLPENCIQCNQCSFVCPHAAIRPVLVTEEELKDAPDTFVTIDAKGKELAGLKYRMQVYSQDCLGCGNCADICPAKESALVMKPIATQLPTEVPNLDFALTLPEKDSLMSRTSVKGSQFQRPLMEFSGACAGCGETPYVKAITQLFGERMIIANATGCSSIWGASAPTTPYCTNKNGHGPSWGNSLFEDAAEFGYGIEMGISHRREKLADLVNEAIEAGVPAELEADMKGWLENKDNAALSEEYGQKVLDGLYSVPQTELLAEIAEMEELFTKKSLWVFGGDGWAYDIGFGGVDHVLASGRDINILVMDTEVYSNTGGQSSKSTPLGSIAKFAAGGKNTGKKDLGRMMMSYGYVYVASVSMGANKQQFMKAIQEAEAYPGPSLVICYAPCINQGIRKGMGKTQLEMKLAVDSGYWPLYRFNPMLAEEGKNPFVLESKAPDGTMQEFMGGENRYGLLERINPEASKEYRAKIEKDYNERYEILKYMAEADYSGSK from the coding sequence ATGGCTAAGAACATGAAAACTATGGATGGTAACACAGCTACCGCTCACGTATCCTATGCGATGAGCGATACAGCAGCCATCTATCCCATCACTCCTTCATCCACTATGGGTGAAGTCGCAGAAGAGTGGGCAGCGCAGGGCCGCAAAAATATTTTCGGTCAGGTTCTCAACGTAAAACAGCTTCAGTCCGAAGCTGGCGCAGCCGGTGCCGTTCACGGTGCTCTCGCAGCTGGCGCTCTTACTTCTACTTATACTGCATCGCAGGGTCTCCTGCTCATGATCCCCAACATGTACAAAATCTCCGGTGAACTTCTCCCCGGCGTTTTTCATGTTTCCGCTCGTGCAATTGCAGCACAGGCACTTTCCATTTTCGGTGATCACCAGGACGTAATGGCCTGCCGCCAGACCGGTTTTGCGATGCTGGCTTCCAGCTCCGTACAGGAATGTATGGATATCGCTCTTATTTCTCACCTCGCAGCCATCGAATCCAGTGTGCCTTTCCTGCACATGTTCGACGGGTTCCGTACATCCCACGAAATTCAGAAGATCGAAGTTATCGATTACGAAGACATGAAGTCTCTCGTAGACTGGGATGCTGTTGCTGCTTTCCGCGCAAGAGGAATGAACCCTGAGAATCCCGCTATCCGCGGTACCGCTCAGAACCCCGATATCTACTACCAGGCTCGTGAAGCAGCCAACGGTTTCTACGATCAGCTTCCTGCTATCGTTACCAACTGCATGAAGAAAGTAGGTGACCTGACCGGTCGTTACTACAAGCCCTTCGACTATGTTGGTCATGAAGAAGCAGAAAGAGTTATCGTAGCTATGGGTTCCGGTTGTGAAGCAATTGAAGAAGTTGTTAACAAGCTCGTTGCTGAAGGCGAAAAAGTCGGTCTGATCAAAGTCCGTCTCTACCGTCCTTTCCTCACCGAGTACTTCCTCAATGTTCTCCCCGCAACCTGCACCAACATCACTGTTCTGGACCGCACCAAAGAGCCCGGCTCACTTGGTGATCCCCTGTATCAGGACATTTGTACCGCATTCGTTGAAAGCGGCATGAGCCCTGTTATCACTGCCGGTCGTTACGGTCTCGGTTCCAAAGAGTTCCGTCCCAACATGGTTAAAGCTGTGTTCGACAACATGAGAGCAGCCGGTCCCAAGAACCACTTCAACGTAGGTATCGAAGACGACGTTACCAACACTTCCCTCGCAGTAGGTCCTGAACTGGACACCACTCCTGCAGGAACTGTACAGTGTAAGTTCTGGGGTCTCGGTGCTGACGGTACTGTTGGTGCTAACAAGCAGGCTATTAAAATCATCGGTGACAAAACCGATATGTACGCACAGGGATACTTCGCATACGACTCCAAGAAGTCCGGCGGTATCACCATGTCCCACCTGCGTTTCGGTGACGAGCCCATCCAGTCCACTTACCTTGTAACCAGCGCTGACTTCATCGCATGCCACAACTCCAGCTACGTACATCAGTATGATCTGCTTGACGGCATCAAAGAAGGCGGAACCTTCCTGATCAACTCTCCCTGGTCTGCTGAAGACATGGAGAAGGAACTTCCCGCAGCACTGCGTCGTACCATCGCTGAAAAGAACCTCAAGTTCTACACCATCGACGCTGTTAAAATCGCAGCTGAAGTAGGTCTCGGCGGCCGCATCAACATGGTAATGCAGACTGCATTCTTCAAGCTTGCTGATGTTATTCCTTTTGAAGACGCAGTAGCGTACCTTAAAGAATCCATTAAGAAAGCATACGGCAAGAAAGGCGACAAGATTGTTAACATGAACAATGCAGCTGTTGACCAGGCTGTTGCCAACCTTGTTGAAATCAAAGTTCCCGAATCTTGGAAAAACCTCACTGAAGACGAAGCGGCCGTATCTGATGATCCGGCATTCATCTCTGATGTTGTCCGTCCCATCCTTGCTCAGAAAGGTGACAACCTGCCTGTTTCCGCTTTTGAGCCTGACGGCCTCTTCCCCCTTTCCACTTCCCAGTACGAAAAACGCGGCGTTGCTATCAACGTTCCTGAATGGCTGCCTGAGAACTGCATTCAGTGTAACCAGTGTTCATTTGTCTGCCCGCACGCAGCGATCCGCCCCGTGCTCGTAACTGAAGAAGAACTGAAAGACGCTCCTGATACCTTTGTAACTATTGATGCAAAGGGTAAAGAACTCGCAGGTCTTAAGTACCGCATGCAGGTTTACTCTCAGGACTGCCTCGGTTGTGGTAACTGCGCAGACATCTGCCCCGCGAAAGAGTCTGCTCTGGTTATGAAACCCATCGCTACTCAGCTGCCTACTGAAGTTCCCAACCTTGATTTTGCTCTGACTCTTCCTGAAAAGGACAGCCTCATGAGCAGAACCTCTGTTAAGGGTTCCCAGTTCCAGCGTCCTCTGATGGAATTCTCCGGTGCATGTGCCGGTTGTGGTGAGACTCCCTACGTTAAAGCTATCACCCAGCTCTTCGGCGAACGCATGATCATTGCTAACGCTACCGGTTGTTCCTCCATCTGGGGTGCATCTGCTCCGACTACTCCTTACTGCACCAACAAGAACGGTCACGGTCCCTCCTGGGGCAACTCCCTGTTCGAAGATGCAGCGGAATTCGGATACGGAATCGAAATGGGTATTTCCCACCGCCGTGAAAAACTGGCCGACCTCGTTAATGAAGCTATCGAAGCTGGCGTTCCCGCTGAACTCGAAGCCGATATGAAAGGCTGGTTGGAAAATAAAGATAACGCAGCTCTCTCCGAAGAATACGGTCAGAAAGTCTTGGACGGCCTCTACAGCGTCCCCCAGACCGAACTTCTTGCTGAGATCGCTGAAATGGAAGAGCTGTTCACCAAGAAATCCCTCTGGGTATTCGGTGGTGACGGCTGGGCATATGACATCGGCTTCGGCGGTGTTGACCACGTACTGGCTTCCGGTCGTGACATCAACATCCTCGTAATGGATACCGAAGTATACTCCAACACCGGTGGTCAGTCCTCCAAGTCAACTCCTCTCGGCTCCATCGCCAAGTTCGCAGCTGGTGGTAAGAACACCGGTAAAAAAGACCTCGGCCGCATGATGATGAGCTACGGTTACGTATACGTCGCATCCGTATCCATGGGCGCTAACAAGCAGCAGTTCATGAAGGCTATCCAGGAAGCTGAAGCTTATCCCGGTCCTTCTCTCGTAATCTGCTACGCTCCCTGCATCAACCAGGGTATCCGCAAGGGTATGGGTAAGACTCAGCTCGAAATGAAGCTGGCAGTAGATTCCGGTTACTGGCCGCTCTACCGTTTCAACCCCATGCTTGCTGAAGAAGGCAAGAACCCCTTCGTTCTGGAGTCCAAAGCTCCCGACGGAACCATGCAGGAGTTCATGGGCGGCGAAAACCGCTACGGTCTGCTTGAGCGCATCAACCCCGAAGCATCCAAAGAGTATCGCGCTAAAATCGAAAAAGATTATAACGAGCGTTACGAAATTCTGAAATACATGGCTGAAGCTGATTACAGCGGAAGCAAATAG
- a CDS encoding sigma-54 dependent transcriptional regulator: MGKILIIDDDVQVCETIESLIARAGHEAVSSYNLRDGLAKVNNAVFDLVFLDISLPDGNGLDYLQQVKDSSGNPEVIILTGKGDADGAELAIQGGAWDFLVKPSSVKQITLSMRRALEFHEEKQTKAHCVALNLDNIVGKSSEIKSCYDLVAHASGSDANVLVNGETGTGKELFAQTIHENSKRSKNNFVVVDCASLTETLVESTLFGHKRGSFTGAQADRKGLIPLADKGTLFLDEVGEMPLAVQKSFLRVLQERAYRPVGENREFKSDFRLIAATNRDLEAMVSRGDFRQDLLYRIQTIHIHLPPLRDREGDIRELTSFHLSRLSSQYGVPPKVANSDFYDVLDNYDWPGNVRQLFNIVEQAFVAAGSGNTIYAMHLSDALRIKMAKSNLQKGEELTQELQGRSTSASALGEDYVSEKKDSRRLNQDSVINAAVSDILTGELPTLKVFKGIAEKKYLEELLLRHHGETASILKISGLSRSHFYALLKKHGIND, translated from the coding sequence ATGGGTAAAATTCTGATTATTGATGACGATGTGCAGGTTTGCGAAACAATAGAGAGTCTTATAGCCCGGGCAGGACATGAGGCGGTAAGTTCGTACAACTTGAGGGACGGTCTGGCTAAAGTCAACAATGCTGTCTTTGATCTCGTTTTTCTCGATATATCTCTTCCGGACGGCAACGGTCTTGATTACCTGCAGCAGGTCAAGGATTCTTCCGGTAATCCGGAGGTGATAATTTTAACTGGTAAAGGTGATGCCGACGGGGCGGAGCTCGCTATTCAGGGCGGGGCTTGGGATTTTCTGGTGAAACCGTCATCTGTGAAGCAGATTACCCTTTCCATGCGCCGGGCATTGGAATTTCACGAGGAAAAACAGACCAAGGCCCATTGTGTCGCTCTTAATCTCGATAATATCGTCGGCAAAAGTAGCGAGATTAAAAGCTGTTATGATCTTGTCGCGCACGCTTCGGGGTCGGACGCCAATGTACTCGTTAATGGTGAGACAGGGACTGGTAAGGAACTTTTCGCTCAGACGATCCATGAGAACTCCAAGAGGTCCAAGAATAATTTTGTAGTAGTTGACTGTGCGTCTTTGACTGAGACTCTGGTTGAATCCACTCTTTTCGGTCATAAACGAGGATCTTTTACCGGAGCTCAGGCAGACCGGAAGGGGCTGATTCCGCTGGCAGACAAGGGAACACTGTTTCTTGATGAAGTAGGAGAGATGCCGCTGGCGGTGCAGAAATCTTTTTTAAGGGTATTGCAGGAGCGTGCTTACCGTCCTGTGGGTGAAAACAGAGAATTTAAAAGTGATTTCCGACTGATAGCCGCTACCAACCGAGATCTTGAAGCTATGGTAAGCCGTGGTGATTTCAGGCAGGACCTGCTTTACCGCATCCAGACCATCCATATACATCTGCCGCCACTTCGAGACAGGGAAGGGGATATCCGCGAACTGACTTCATTCCACCTTTCACGACTTAGTTCCCAGTATGGTGTGCCGCCCAAGGTTGCAAACTCCGACTTTTATGATGTGCTTGATAACTACGACTGGCCGGGTAACGTGCGCCAGCTGTTCAATATTGTGGAGCAGGCATTTGTCGCGGCGGGAAGTGGTAATACTATCTACGCCATGCATCTCTCAGATGCCCTGCGGATAAAGATGGCAAAATCTAATCTGCAGAAGGGCGAAGAGCTAACGCAGGAGTTGCAGGGGCGGTCTACTTCCGCTTCGGCACTGGGGGAAGATTATGTGTCTGAAAAAAAAGACTCTCGCAGATTGAACCAGGATTCAGTTATTAACGCTGCGGTGTCTGATATTCTCACTGGTGAGCTTCCTACGTTAAAAGTTTTTAAGGGCATTGCAGAGAAAAAATACCTTGAAGAGCTGTTGCTCAGGCATCATGGTGAAACAGCATCTATCTTAAAAATTTCAGGTCTTTCGCGTTCACATTTTTATGCTCTTTTAAAGAAGCATGGGATAAATGATTGA
- a CDS encoding ATP-binding protein, producing MKQLIAVTILIISIFFSSIALAETEKRNILYLNSYQNGYKWSDDILEGLRNCFLESGMNIDLHIEYMDTKRFKDEEFMEILHSYYVFKYQKYKFSAIVVSDNNALNFMLRYQDSFFPGVPVIFCGINDFKPELIQGLDNYCGVLENPGIKDNLDIALKINPSLRKVIVVGDQSVTSKAIRAQIEKAQPLFKGVLEFEHWNDLPLVDLLSRSRNMGKDEILLFTPFYKGAHGELFSSEEVLNIIYQNSPAMIFSVWEFLLGHGIVGGKLLSGTDQGRKAAEMVLHVLNTGRIPEPRVIKGTDEYYMFDYNVLERFKINNNLLPDGSVIINEPDYFYKLDKQVFWTIIVSILGLSMILVMLVISILQRRKVEKRIKAQLSFQEILMDTIPLLICWKDKKQRYLGANHSFTDFFGLGSPWSLVGLTDSEVEVHRRFAEQAAVWDKKVLQTGKPRMGINWSLIRDGEDPVWLEINKVPLYNEKGEVVGTLTTAEDVTRKVNLEKQLLQSQKMEAIGTLAGGIAHDFNNILTSIMNSVELALSDIEEGTITWKDLDRSIKAAQRGSRVVKQILTFSRPSQEGFKPTDIGEVVKETVDFIKASLPRNIRVSANVPEGAPLVMADPTQIHQVIMNLCTNSFQSLKGRGGSIDVSLTTVEVEDEQAQFMRVAPGIYLRLEISDDGPGIPVEILDKIFDPFFTTKGKAEGTGLGLAVVHGLIKGHGGGISVNSIPDVRTCFEIFLPVHGQLRDVVRKSYGALPMGQETVLFVEDDEDQLETTPRILESLGYDVTALASPEKAFNMIVDEPGRFDIMITDYDMPQTNGLELSRMVQDVAPDLPILVVSGRRNVLSYVADAEYDVKSVRKVLMKPYNKTTIADAIREVLAPTENIDG from the coding sequence GTGAAACAGTTAATTGCTGTAACTATACTTATTATTAGCATCTTTTTTTCTTCCATAGCCTTGGCGGAAACCGAGAAGCGCAATATCTTATATCTTAACTCTTACCAGAACGGATACAAGTGGTCTGATGATATTCTGGAAGGTCTAAGGAACTGTTTTCTGGAAAGCGGGATGAATATCGACCTGCACATCGAATACATGGATACCAAAAGATTCAAGGATGAAGAATTCATGGAAATCCTGCATTCATACTATGTATTCAAATACCAGAAATACAAATTCTCAGCTATCGTAGTTTCGGACAACAACGCCCTGAATTTTATGTTACGCTATCAGGACTCTTTTTTCCCGGGGGTACCTGTAATTTTTTGCGGTATCAACGATTTCAAACCTGAGTTGATCCAAGGGCTGGATAATTATTGCGGTGTGCTTGAAAATCCCGGAATAAAAGATAATTTAGATATTGCTCTGAAAATTAATCCGTCATTACGAAAAGTAATTGTGGTCGGAGACCAATCGGTAACTTCAAAGGCTATTCGGGCACAGATTGAGAAGGCCCAGCCTCTTTTTAAAGGGGTGCTTGAATTTGAACATTGGAATGACCTGCCGCTGGTTGATCTTTTGTCCCGTTCCCGAAATATGGGCAAGGATGAGATCCTGCTCTTTACTCCTTTTTACAAGGGCGCGCATGGGGAACTGTTTTCCTCGGAAGAAGTTCTTAATATTATTTATCAAAATTCTCCGGCAATGATTTTTAGTGTCTGGGAATTCCTGCTTGGCCACGGTATTGTAGGCGGTAAGCTGCTTTCCGGAACTGATCAGGGCCGCAAGGCAGCAGAGATGGTTCTGCATGTTCTTAATACCGGCCGGATTCCGGAACCGCGGGTGATTAAGGGTACAGATGAATATTATATGTTTGATTATAATGTCTTGGAGAGGTTTAAAATAAATAATAATCTGCTACCCGATGGCAGTGTAATTATCAACGAGCCGGATTATTTTTATAAGCTCGATAAGCAGGTCTTTTGGACTATTATCGTTTCAATTCTCGGATTGAGCATGATTCTGGTCATGCTTGTTATCTCTATTCTTCAGCGTCGAAAGGTTGAAAAGCGTATCAAGGCGCAGCTTTCATTTCAGGAGATCCTCATGGACACCATACCGCTTTTGATCTGCTGGAAAGATAAAAAACAACGATATCTCGGGGCTAATCACTCTTTTACAGATTTCTTCGGGCTCGGGTCTCCATGGTCTTTGGTCGGGCTTACCGACTCTGAAGTTGAAGTGCACAGACGTTTTGCGGAACAGGCTGCGGTCTGGGATAAGAAAGTTCTGCAGACTGGTAAGCCTCGTATGGGCATCAACTGGTCCCTTATCCGTGATGGCGAAGATCCTGTCTGGCTGGAAATAAACAAGGTTCCGCTCTACAACGAGAAAGGTGAGGTTGTAGGTACGCTCACAACTGCTGAAGATGTTACCCGTAAGGTCAACCTTGAAAAGCAGTTGCTGCAATCTCAGAAAATGGAGGCTATCGGCACGCTTGCGGGTGGAATTGCTCATGATTTCAATAATATTCTTACCTCAATCATGAACTCTGTTGAGCTGGCACTTAGTGATATTGAAGAAGGCACTATCACATGGAAAGATCTCGACAGGTCCATTAAAGCCGCTCAGCGCGGAAGCCGTGTGGTCAAGCAGATATTGACGTTCAGCCGCCCTTCTCAGGAAGGGTTCAAGCCTACTGATATCGGCGAGGTTGTGAAGGAAACAGTAGATTTTATTAAAGCTTCCCTGCCGCGAAATATTCGGGTATCAGCCAATGTGCCTGAGGGTGCGCCGCTGGTAATGGCCGACCCGACCCAGATTCATCAGGTAATCATGAACCTTTGTACCAACTCCTTTCAATCCCTGAAGGGCAGGGGCGGTAGTATTGATGTTTCGCTTACTACGGTGGAAGTGGAAGATGAGCAGGCCCAGTTTATGCGGGTCGCGCCCGGTATTTACCTTCGACTGGAAATTTCTGATGACGGACCGGGGATTCCTGTTGAAATTCTGGATAAAATTTTTGATCCCTTTTTTACTACTAAAGGTAAGGCCGAAGGGACCGGGTTGGGACTGGCGGTTGTGCATGGTTTGATTAAAGGGCATGGCGGCGGAATATCTGTAAACAGTATCCCTGACGTCAGGACCTGTTTTGAGATTTTTCTCCCGGTTCATGGGCAGCTTCGCGACGTTGTCCGGAAAAGCTATGGAGCCTTGCCTATGGGACAGGAGACGGTTCTCTTTGTTGAAGATGATGAAGACCAGCTCGAAACGACACCGCGCATCCTCGAAAGTCTCGGCTATGATGTTACAGCTCTTGCTTCCCCGGAAAAGGCATTTAATATGATTGTGGACGAGCCGGGACGTTTTGATATTATGATTACTGATTATGACATGCCGCAGACCAACGGTCTGGAACTTTCCCGTATGGTTCAAGATGTGGCCCCGGACCTGCCTATTTTGGTTGTTTCCGGCAGACGCAATGTGCTCAGCTATGTGGCAGATGCGGAATATGATGTGAAAAGTGTCAGGAAAGTACTTATGAAGCCTTACAATAAAACAACTATCGCAGACGCAATTCGGGAAGTCCTTGCTCCCACGGAGAATATAGATGGGTAA
- a CDS encoding esterase-like activity of phytase family protein, with protein MDSPTQPEINPVRTTLVSEQVGPEEIKNINMSNPSLKYRGTLLISSPHPAFGGFSDLLISEDRTTFLTVSDMGFWLKGKINYTRSGDLKSVSREAELGQLLNTEGKTFSIKYNADAEGLCRAPKLNHDGTPGSGYLVSFERVHRINHYNSGQSMDLSGRPKTVAIPEKIRNSPLNGGIESMLRLPDETLLILTEDGNSTDDISLGALLENGEWLTFKYQRNSDFRPTSAANLDEGRILILERRYKGPGTLGIRINTIERDKIKQGKTVFPKLFCDITSPIPRDNYEGMDTVIGGDGTLWIYIISDDNFSPAQHTLLTMFELDLSAQN; from the coding sequence TTGGACAGTCCAACCCAACCTGAAATCAATCCGGTCAGGACTACTCTGGTCAGTGAGCAGGTCGGACCTGAAGAAATTAAAAATATAAACATGTCCAATCCCAGTTTGAAATACCGCGGGACTCTGCTCATAAGCAGCCCGCACCCTGCATTCGGCGGCTTTTCCGACCTATTAATCAGCGAGGATCGAACTACATTCCTAACTGTGTCGGATATGGGCTTCTGGCTTAAAGGAAAAATTAATTACACCAGGTCCGGAGATCTCAAAAGCGTCAGCCGCGAAGCAGAGTTGGGGCAACTGCTCAACACCGAAGGCAAAACATTCAGCATAAAATATAATGCTGACGCTGAAGGGTTATGCCGCGCCCCGAAACTCAACCACGATGGCACCCCCGGTTCAGGGTATCTTGTTTCCTTCGAAAGGGTCCATCGCATAAATCATTACAATTCAGGCCAGAGTATGGACCTTAGCGGTAGACCAAAAACAGTAGCAATACCTGAGAAAATCAGAAATTCACCACTCAATGGTGGTATTGAGAGCATGCTCCGCCTACCGGACGAAACGCTGCTTATCCTTACAGAAGACGGCAATTCTACAGATGATATCTCTTTGGGAGCGCTGCTCGAAAATGGAGAATGGCTCACTTTCAAATATCAGCGAAATTCCGATTTCCGCCCCACTTCCGCCGCTAATCTGGACGAAGGAAGAATTCTTATTCTCGAACGTCGCTACAAAGGCCCCGGAACTCTCGGAATAAGAATAAACACCATTGAGCGGGATAAAATCAAGCAGGGTAAAACTGTCTTTCCGAAGCTTTTTTGCGACATAACCTCACCAATTCCCCGAGACAACTACGAAGGAATGGACACTGTTATTGGGGGCGATGGAACCCTCTGGATTTATATCATTTCCGACGATAATTTTTCTCCGGCTCAGCACACTCTGCTTACTATGTTTGAACTTGACTTATCAGCGCAAAATTAA
- a CDS encoding DUF3568 family protein, with protein sequence MFKNKLLILCLVLSMGVAVTGCAAVVLGGAAAGGTYVYVTGQAKQKFNSDLGSTYKAALKGCESLGLKIVEHKKRLSEASIKAVDVDKDVYIDLAYVSTKVTEVSVRYGLFGDEDASREILKAINKSF encoded by the coding sequence ATGTTCAAGAATAAACTTTTGATTCTATGTCTGGTGCTATCCATGGGTGTAGCTGTTACCGGTTGCGCGGCAGTAGTTCTTGGAGGTGCCGCTGCAGGCGGGACATACGTATATGTGACCGGGCAGGCAAAACAGAAATTCAATTCTGATCTTGGAAGCACCTATAAGGCAGCGCTCAAAGGCTGTGAAAGCCTTGGACTGAAGATTGTTGAACATAAGAAAAGGCTCAGCGAAGCTTCGATAAAAGCTGTCGATGTTGATAAGGATGTTTATATCGACCTTGCTTATGTTTCAACAAAAGTTACGGAAGTTTCAGTCAGGTACGGTCTTTTTGGAGACGAGGATGCTTCCCGCGAAATACTTAAGGCAATTAATAAAAGTTTTTAG
- a CDS encoding response regulator, which yields MRFLIIDDDETVHMYLSKLLSPYARCETAFNGNEAIELYRKAHDEDDPFDTIFMDILMPEMDGHEATKKLRDIEQELKVDGPDEFKLVMITSLKDTKNVSQAFFKGYASCYIVKPFNKVQVMNELRENNIL from the coding sequence ATGAGGTTTCTTATTATTGACGATGACGAAACCGTCCACATGTATCTGAGTAAGCTGCTTTCGCCGTATGCCCGTTGCGAGACTGCGTTCAACGGTAATGAAGCCATTGAGCTTTACAGGAAAGCCCATGATGAAGATGACCCTTTTGACACCATTTTCATGGATATTCTCATGCCGGAAATGGACGGTCATGAAGCGACAAAAAAGCTGCGCGATATAGAGCAGGAGCTTAAAGTTGACGGTCCTGATGAATTTAAGTTGGTTATGATCACTTCTCTGAAGGATACCAAGAACGTCAGTCAGGCTTTTTTTAAGGGGTACGCCAGCTGCTATATCGTGAAGCCGTTCAACAAAGTTCAGGTTATGAATGAATTGAGAGAGAACAACATCCTCTAA